A DNA window from Chromatiales bacterium contains the following coding sequences:
- a CDS encoding sodium-dependent transporter codes for MAVTGSAVGLGNIWRFPYITGEYGGGAFVILYIFFVIVMGLPVMLSEVMLGRLGKRNTVDTFSRFHREYGASPIWKVIGLMGIITGVLILSFYSVIAGWLVVYVFHSATGTFESQSVEGFSNLFNTLLADPKQMILYHGLFMLITAIVCMRNINAGIGKVVYYFMPLLLILIIGIIVYNFYNADMGQAVRFLFLFRWQDMQPDVILVALGQAFFSLSLGMGAVMIYGSYLSDSEPLLATTSTIVVIDTLVAILACLMIFPILFAFNLEPAAGPGLIFKTLPIAFSQMPGGALLGFIFFVLLFIVAWTSAFSLLEPAVAWLTEHTRWTRSTAAAIAALVIWLLGFATVFSFNIWQEVELWEMTPFNLIDNLTSNITLPLGGLLIVLFAGWVLPATASKKQFGSSSNTYYQIWRWSARYFCPILILAILIANQLGET; via the coding sequence ATGGCAGTAACCGGATCGGCGGTCGGTTTGGGTAATATCTGGCGCTTTCCTTATATTACTGGCGAGTACGGCGGAGGTGCATTTGTTATACTTTACATATTTTTTGTCATCGTAATGGGATTACCTGTGATGTTGAGCGAGGTGATGCTAGGTCGTTTGGGAAAACGCAATACTGTAGATACTTTTTCCCGTTTTCATAGAGAATATGGAGCCAGCCCGATTTGGAAGGTAATCGGACTGATGGGCATCATCACCGGTGTTTTGATATTATCCTTCTATAGTGTGATTGCAGGATGGTTAGTGGTTTATGTATTTCATTCCGCCACCGGCACCTTTGAATCTCAGTCGGTTGAGGGCTTTTCAAATCTTTTCAATACGCTTTTAGCAGATCCTAAGCAGATGATTTTGTACCATGGCTTATTTATGTTGATAACCGCAATTGTTTGTATGCGAAACATTAATGCCGGCATAGGAAAGGTTGTTTATTATTTTATGCCATTGTTGCTGATATTGATAATTGGAATCATTGTCTATAATTTTTATAACGCCGATATGGGACAGGCGGTGCGTTTTTTGTTTTTGTTTAGGTGGCAAGATATGCAGCCCGATGTAATTTTGGTTGCCCTAGGACAAGCATTTTTCTCGTTGAGTCTAGGGATGGGAGCAGTGATGATCTACGGTTCTTACTTGTCAGATAGTGAACCTTTGCTTGCCACGACCAGCACTATAGTTGTGATCGACACCTTAGTTGCTATCCTTGCTTGTCTAATGATTTTTCCTATTTTATTTGCTTTTAATTTAGAACCGGCTGCAGGCCCGGGCTTGATTTTTAAGACTTTACCCATTGCTTTCTCTCAGATGCCTGGCGGTGCTTTACTTGGTTTCATATTTTTTGTATTACTTTTCATCGTCGCCTGGACTTCAGCTTTCTCGTTATTGGAGCCTGCTGTTGCCTGGCTGACTGAGCATACTCGTTGGACACGCAGCACGGCGGCGGCTATCGCTGCCTTGGTAATTTGGTTGCTAGGTTTTGCAACTGTTTTCTCTTTCAATATATGGCAAGAAGTCGAATTATGGGAGATGACTCCATTCAATCTAATAGATAATTTAACCTCGAACATCACGCTACCTTTGGGCGGCTTGTTGATAGTTCTATTTGCCGGTTGGGTGCTACCTGCTACAGCTAGCAAAAAACAGTTTGGCTCAAGTTCCAATACCTATTACCAAATATGGCGTTGGAGTGCGCGCTATTTTTGTCCTATATTGATATTGGCTATTCTTATTGCAAATCAGTTGGGGGAGACATGA
- a CDS encoding RNA pyrophosphohydrolase produces MQDDEGYRLGVGMVIRRPDRKILWCKRVGMDAWQFPQGGIERGESAETAMWRELNEEVGLLSDHVELLQTIDQLLCYEFPSAMQMSYKGQKQTWFLLEMLVADDPIDLTESNEFDQWCWVDWWYPLDTIVAFKRQVYRRVLESFSPHNA; encoded by the coding sequence ATGCAGGATGACGAAGGATATAGACTGGGTGTGGGTATGGTTATACGCCGTCCCGACCGGAAGATATTATGGTGTAAGCGCGTCGGAATGGATGCCTGGCAATTTCCGCAAGGTGGTATAGAGCGAGGCGAGTCTGCAGAAACTGCAATGTGGCGTGAACTGAACGAAGAGGTCGGTTTGTTATCTGATCATGTAGAATTGCTGCAAACTATAGATCAATTACTCTGCTATGAATTCCCCTCAGCTATGCAGATGTCCTATAAAGGGCAAAAGCAAACTTGGTTTTTATTGGAAATGTTAGTCGCCGACGACCCTATTGACTTGACTGAGAGCAATGAGTTTGACCAGTGGTGTTGGGTGGATTGGTGGTATCCGCTGGATACAATCGTCGCTTTTAAGCGCCAAGTTTATAGACGGGTATTGGAAAGCTTTTCGCCGCACAATGCTTAG
- a CDS encoding DNA translocase FtsK 4TM domain-containing protein — protein sequence MSRSGAKNWHQEAMYLRKGGGWFLVFVGLYFLLAMLSYQVDDPSWANNIPLDQARNLGGVIGAWVAYSAYFLFGAPAMVLLPLAIFMSAARLFKPAYEQSSIWNRHLIIWLAATLAIAACCGLATIHFVAPELPASSGGRLGVLVMNSFYPLFNMVGSTILLLGLIVASFTIMTGIAWLKVVDRVGLCLFVAAQSVVNAKKWLQSRLLVHERSVERSQIVSKRKQKLRQRTPPKIGSAISSLSRGEKANQKHQITLPIDGREELPPMSLLDQEAAAVSHYSKDEVEQLARQLEIKLEDFGITAQVTEAQPGPVVTRFEVVPAPGTKSSSISGIQKDIARSLSLPSIRVVEVIPGKSSIGIEIPNRKRAVVKFGELLRSDEYEKQHSPLTLALGKDVAGQAVFIDLEKLPHLLVAGTTGSGKSVAVHSMLASLLFRNRPSQVRLILVDPKMLELKSYEHIHHLLLPVITDMQEAAGALYWAVTEMERRYRLMAALNVRSIGSYNNKILKAQKKKQPIADPLFDADKHEDGATAPLLETMPYIVIFIDEFADMIMMVGKKVEEMIIRLAQKARAAGLHLVLATQRPSVNIITGLVKANVPARIACQVSSKVDSRTILDQNGAEQLLGQGDMLCLMPSYSTPLRVHGAFISDNEVQAVTDFIRQQGPPAYIENIEASDTATVGLDISDAKDPLYNQAVEIVIESRKASISYLQRRLKVGYNRAARMIEDMEAAKIVSRIHSNGSREVLVAAPGKD from the coding sequence ATGTCTAGATCCGGTGCAAAAAATTGGCATCAAGAGGCAATGTATCTGCGTAAAGGAGGCGGGTGGTTTCTTGTTTTTGTCGGCTTATACTTTTTACTTGCTATGTTAAGTTATCAAGTCGACGATCCGTCGTGGGCGAATAATATTCCCTTAGACCAAGCCCGAAATTTAGGCGGCGTTATTGGTGCATGGGTTGCTTATAGTGCCTATTTTCTATTCGGTGCACCGGCGATGGTGTTGTTGCCACTCGCTATATTCATGAGTGCTGCGCGGCTGTTCAAACCTGCATACGAACAAAGTTCAATATGGAACAGACACCTAATTATTTGGTTAGCAGCGACACTTGCCATCGCTGCGTGTTGTGGGTTAGCAACGATACATTTTGTTGCGCCTGAACTTCCTGCCAGCAGTGGTGGTCGGTTAGGCGTGTTGGTTATGAATAGCTTTTATCCGCTGTTCAATATGGTGGGGTCGACCATATTATTGTTGGGGCTGATTGTCGCAAGTTTTACGATAATGACCGGTATCGCCTGGCTGAAGGTGGTAGATAGGGTCGGCTTATGTTTGTTCGTCGCTGCGCAATCCGTGGTGAATGCAAAAAAATGGCTGCAGAGTCGCCTATTAGTGCACGAACGATCAGTAGAACGCAGTCAAATAGTTTCAAAGCGTAAGCAGAAACTCCGACAACGAACACCGCCTAAAATAGGGAGTGCCATTAGCAGTTTATCGCGCGGAGAAAAAGCTAACCAGAAGCATCAGATCACATTGCCGATAGACGGCAGAGAAGAATTACCACCGATGAGTTTGCTTGACCAAGAGGCAGCAGCAGTTTCACATTACTCTAAAGACGAAGTTGAACAGCTTGCGCGACAACTTGAAATTAAATTAGAAGACTTCGGAATCACTGCTCAAGTGACTGAAGCACAGCCCGGCCCGGTAGTCACCCGTTTTGAAGTGGTGCCTGCGCCCGGCACTAAGTCAAGTAGCATAAGCGGTATTCAGAAGGATATTGCGCGCTCGCTATCGCTTCCCAGTATTAGAGTGGTAGAAGTTATCCCCGGTAAATCTTCAATCGGCATAGAAATACCTAATAGAAAAAGAGCCGTTGTGAAATTCGGTGAGCTGTTGCGGTCGGACGAATACGAAAAGCAACATTCACCTCTGACGCTTGCTCTGGGCAAGGATGTTGCTGGGCAAGCGGTATTTATAGATCTAGAAAAGCTACCACATCTACTGGTTGCTGGCACCACTGGTTCCGGTAAATCGGTCGCCGTGCATTCTATGCTAGCGAGTTTATTGTTTCGTAATCGTCCCTCTCAGGTTCGTTTAATTCTAGTAGATCCTAAAATGCTTGAGCTTAAATCGTACGAGCATATCCACCATCTATTGCTACCAGTGATCACTGATATGCAGGAAGCCGCCGGCGCCTTATACTGGGCAGTCACCGAAATGGAGCGCCGCTATCGTTTGATGGCTGCCCTCAATGTGCGTAGTATCGGGTCGTACAATAATAAAATTCTTAAGGCACAAAAAAAGAAGCAACCGATAGCCGATCCACTGTTTGATGCCGATAAGCACGAAGACGGCGCAACCGCACCGTTATTAGAGACGATGCCTTATATCGTTATTTTTATAGATGAATTTGCTGACATGATTATGATGGTAGGTAAGAAAGTAGAGGAAATGATTATCCGGCTTGCGCAGAAGGCGCGTGCTGCCGGATTACATTTAGTACTTGCTACACAACGACCATCGGTAAACATCATTACGGGTTTAGTTAAAGCCAATGTGCCAGCGAGGATTGCATGTCAAGTTTCTTCAAAGGTGGATTCGCGCACTATCCTTGATCAGAACGGTGCCGAACAACTGCTCGGACAAGGCGATATGTTGTGTTTGATGCCGAGTTATTCGACACCCCTGCGCGTACACGGTGCATTTATATCAGATAATGAAGTGCAAGCAGTTACCGACTTTATACGGCAACAGGGGCCTCCGGCTTACATAGAAAATATAGAAGCATCGGACACGGCTACGGTTGGGTTGGATATCTCTGATGCCAAAGACCCGCTTTATAATCAAGCGGTGGAAATTGTAATAGAATCGCGCAAAGCCTCTATCTCGTATTTGCAACGCCGTCTTAAGGTCGGCTACAACCGAGCGGCGCGTATGATAGAAGATATGGAAGCCGCTAAAATAGTCTCCAGAATACATTCGAACGGTTCTCGCGAAGTGTTGGTTGCAGCGCCGGGCAAAGATTAA
- the fur gene encoding ferric iron uptake transcriptional regulator, producing MNQQDIKRVGLKVTVPRLKILKIMEQADSRHVTAEHIHKKLTLKDENVGLATIYNVLAQFEAAGLILRRYLKRGQACYEINRGDHHDHMVCTQCGRIIEFVDSTIEDRQEAIAKKHGFTLNDHSLVMYVDCQANNCKHLKHS from the coding sequence ATGAACCAGCAAGATATCAAACGAGTAGGACTTAAGGTGACGGTGCCGCGCCTTAAAATATTGAAAATTATGGAGCAAGCCGACTCCCGCCATGTGACTGCTGAGCATATACACAAAAAGCTAACCTTAAAAGACGAAAATGTCGGTTTGGCAACTATCTACAATGTGCTTGCGCAATTTGAGGCAGCCGGTTTAATACTGCGTCGCTACCTAAAGCGAGGACAAGCATGCTACGAAATTAACCGCGGCGATCATCACGACCACATGGTCTGCACCCAGTGCGGCAGAATCATTGAGTTCGTCGACTCAACTATAGAGGACCGACAAGAAGCTATTGCCAAAAAGCACGGTTTTACCCTCAATGATCACTCACTGGTAATGTATGTAGACTGTCAGGCAAATAATTGTAAGCACTTAAAACACTCGTAA
- a CDS encoding rubredoxin: protein MEYKKYMCVVCGWIYDEEYGVPEDGIEPGTRWEDIPLNWCCPECGAQKSDFEMVTLD from the coding sequence ATGGAATATAAGAAATATATGTGCGTAGTGTGCGGTTGGATTTATGACGAGGAATATGGTGTCCCGGAGGATGGCATAGAGCCAGGGACTCGCTGGGAAGATATTCCGTTGAATTGGTGTTGCCCGGAGTGCGGCGCACAAAAATCGGACTTTGAAATGGTTACGTTGGACTAA
- a CDS encoding outer-membrane lipoprotein carrier protein LolA: MRPYKISAAVLSCLFFFYASAVADIFSDLDIFFDAETFRANFEQKVYSADGQKIDESKGFILFHRPGRFRWEYVLPEPYLILTDGINLLIYDVPLKQAYIRPTLTTLGKAPLMLLLDKRTVADDFYVDTIADNTYAEIDAVDWLRLEPKEDDTDFIYFDVGFRNSRLSYLVLYDHFDQSTHIRFYDVQTGTEFKRDYFKIKLPEDVDVIQNGR, encoded by the coding sequence ATGCGACCGTATAAAATTAGTGCGGCAGTATTGAGTTGCCTGTTTTTTTTCTATGCATCGGCGGTCGCCGACATATTTAGTGATTTGGATATTTTTTTTGATGCCGAAACATTTCGGGCGAATTTTGAGCAAAAGGTTTACAGTGCTGATGGTCAAAAGATTGATGAATCGAAAGGATTTATATTGTTCCATAGACCGGGGCGCTTTCGCTGGGAATATGTCTTGCCCGAGCCTTATCTGATTTTAACCGACGGCATCAATCTATTGATTTACGATGTGCCCCTCAAACAGGCATACATCCGCCCAACACTGACCACTTTAGGAAAAGCACCCTTGATGTTGCTGCTGGATAAACGCACTGTAGCTGATGATTTTTATGTAGACACTATAGCCGATAATACTTATGCCGAGATTGATGCGGTTGATTGGTTGAGACTGGAACCAAAAGAAGATGACACCGATTTTATTTACTTTGATGTAGGCTTCAGGAACAGCCGTTTATCGTATTTAGTACTCTACGACCATTTCGATCAATCTACGCATATACGCTTTTACGATGTCCAAACAGGCACAGAATTTAAGAGAGATTACTTTAAAATTAAACTACCTGAAGATGTCGATGTCATACAAAATGGGCGCTAG
- a CDS encoding HAD family hydrolase, with translation MDLVLFDLDHTLLDGDSDFSWGEFLCEIGAVDAHYQKRNRDFYEAYTRGELDIAEYIKFSLQPLALNDMQQLQVWQQRFITEKIVPMVRNEAVELVAQYRSNKDFIAIITSTNSFITRPIGKIFGIETVIATEPELINGSFTGNIAGVPCFQEGKIVCLKQWLDKHSLDYQKSWFYSDSYNDKALLSWVDEPVVVNGDAELMKHAARNNWRMLNLR, from the coding sequence ATGGACTTAGTACTCTTTGATTTAGACCATACCCTGCTAGACGGTGACAGCGATTTTAGCTGGGGAGAGTTCTTATGCGAGATTGGCGCAGTGGATGCCCACTATCAAAAGCGCAATAGAGATTTCTACGAAGCGTATACTCGCGGTGAACTTGACATAGCTGAGTATATAAAATTTTCTCTGCAGCCTCTGGCGCTAAACGATATGCAGCAACTGCAGGTTTGGCAACAACGATTTATCACCGAAAAGATAGTACCTATGGTTAGGAACGAGGCTGTAGAACTCGTTGCACAATACCGAAGCAACAAGGATTTTATCGCGATAATTACTTCAACAAACTCTTTTATCACCCGACCTATCGGCAAAATATTCGGTATAGAGACGGTCATCGCCACTGAACCTGAATTGATAAATGGTTCTTTCACTGGCAATATAGCTGGCGTGCCTTGCTTTCAAGAGGGCAAAATTGTTTGTCTAAAGCAGTGGCTTGATAAGCACTCGCTAGACTATCAAAAAAGCTGGTTCTACAGCGACTCTTATAACGACAAAGCGTTACTGTCGTGGGTTGATGAACCGGTCGTCGTCAATGGCGATGCAGAACTGATGAAACACGCCGCCCGAAATAACTGGCGTATGCTTAACTTGAGATAA
- a CDS encoding N-acetyl-gamma-glutamyl-phosphate reductase yields the protein MHAVAIIGGGGYTGYELTRLLLHHPQVKLTQVISRTYAGRAIAEVHPRMTALTDLHYSDVLQRDLNPDLVFFATPNGTAMQHAETLLDAGIRLIDMAADFRLRDVSEWQHWYGTQHTCPHLLDKAVYGISEINRNAIAAANLVANPGCYPTSAILGLKPLLESGYADTAALIIDAKSGVSGAGRQANVELLFSECSENFRAYKASGHRHWPEIRQQLNQIAGTEIGLSFTPHLLPIVRGLQSTMYIKTTAELEQLQQCLEQAYRQEAFVHVMPPDSHPQTGDVSRTNNCLIAVHKPAYGDIAIIFSVIDNLIKGAAGQAVQNMNLMLGLDETTGLIDLY from the coding sequence ATGCATGCGGTCGCAATCATAGGTGGCGGTGGTTACACAGGGTACGAATTGACGCGCCTTTTGCTACATCATCCGCAAGTCAAGCTCACGCAGGTTATCTCGCGTACTTACGCAGGTCGTGCTATTGCCGAGGTGCATCCTAGGATGACCGCACTGACTGATTTGCATTACAGCGATGTTTTGCAACGCGACCTTAATCCAGATTTGGTGTTTTTTGCTACTCCCAACGGTACTGCGATGCAGCACGCCGAGACCTTGCTGGATGCCGGAATACGGCTGATAGATATGGCAGCGGATTTTAGGTTGCGCGATGTATCCGAGTGGCAACATTGGTATGGCACACAGCATACCTGCCCGCATTTATTGGACAAAGCAGTCTACGGCATCAGCGAAATAAATCGCAACGCCATCGCGGCGGCAAATCTGGTAGCTAACCCTGGCTGCTATCCGACTTCGGCGATACTAGGATTAAAGCCACTGCTAGAGTCGGGCTACGCCGACACTGCAGCTTTGATAATTGATGCAAAATCAGGGGTCAGCGGTGCTGGCCGCCAAGCGAATGTAGAACTGCTGTTTTCAGAGTGTAGTGAAAACTTTAGAGCGTATAAAGCCAGCGGTCACAGACACTGGCCGGAAATCAGACAGCAGTTGAATCAAATCGCTGGCACCGAAATAGGGTTGAGTTTTACGCCGCACTTATTGCCGATTGTTCGCGGCTTGCAATCAACGATGTACATTAAGACAACCGCCGAGCTTGAGCAACTACAGCAGTGCTTGGAGCAGGCTTATCGTCAAGAGGCCTTCGTTCATGTTATGCCGCCCGACAGCCATCCGCAGACCGGTGATGTAAGCAGGACTAACAACTGTTTGATAGCTGTGCATAAACCGGCATATGGCGATATTGCGATTATCTTCTCGGTCATTGATAATTTAATCAAAGGGGCTGCTGGACAAGCCGTGCAGAATATGAACTTAATGCTAGGTCTTGATGAAACGACTGGATTGATTGATTTATACTAA
- a CDS encoding RnfH family protein, giving the protein MLFKPAHDKGTGLLSEQRVEVVYAAVHKQRVVSVDLQPNMQVIDAIRQSGLLAEFPEISMAHNKVGIFGRKVSLELQLKAGDRVEIYRPLKCSPQEARRRRALNNH; this is encoded by the coding sequence ATGCTTTTCAAACCCGCGCACGACAAAGGTACGGGACTGTTGTCTGAGCAACGAGTAGAAGTCGTCTATGCCGCAGTGCATAAGCAACGAGTAGTGAGCGTAGATCTACAGCCTAATATGCAGGTTATAGATGCCATCCGCCAATCTGGTTTATTGGCAGAGTTTCCTGAGATTAGTATGGCGCATAACAAGGTCGGCATCTTTGGGCGCAAAGTATCGTTGGAATTGCAACTTAAAGCAGGCGATCGGGTCGAGATATATCGCCCGTTAAAATGTAGTCCGCAAGAGGCCCGCCGCCGCCGAGCGCTTAATAATCATTAA
- a CDS encoding type II toxin-antitoxin system RatA family toxin produces the protein MYDLVADVSDYPEFISWCDKVDTEVLSENSVKVRLSILYKQTINLSFTTINTNTPEQSIDMKLADGPFSSLSGHWYFQPLGESGCKVIFQLDYEFNKSLKYILFKQIFDKVSVSLFDAFQTRARQRYGTVV, from the coding sequence ATGTACGATTTAGTTGCCGATGTGTCAGATTATCCGGAGTTTATTTCTTGGTGCGACAAGGTTGATACTGAGGTATTAAGCGAAAATTCGGTTAAAGTTCGTTTGAGCATACTCTATAAGCAAACGATAAATTTATCTTTCACTACTATTAACACCAATACACCTGAGCAATCTATAGATATGAAATTAGCCGACGGTCCTTTTAGTAGCTTAAGTGGGCATTGGTATTTTCAACCACTTGGGGAGAGTGGTTGCAAAGTTATTTTTCAGCTCGACTACGAGTTCAATAAATCTTTGAAATATATATTGTTTAAGCAGATTTTTGATAAGGTGTCGGTGTCTTTGTTTGATGCTTTTCAAACCCGCGCACGACAAAGGTACGGGACTGTTGTCTGA
- a CDS encoding CopD family protein, with protein MFLWFKTLHLIFMVAWFAGLFYLPRLFVYHAMASDSDTIKHFTVMERKLFWGIMTPSAVLTMFFGGGMLIYGWAAYQTQWWMHVKLFIIFLLLAYHIWCGMLLRDFKHNRNKHGHVWYRWFNEITFVALVAVIWLAVFKPS; from the coding sequence ATGTTTTTATGGTTTAAGACACTGCACCTGATATTCATGGTCGCTTGGTTCGCTGGCTTGTTTTATCTGCCGCGCCTATTCGTCTACCATGCCATGGCTAGCGACAGCGATACGATTAAACACTTCACAGTGATGGAGCGTAAATTATTCTGGGGAATTATGACTCCCAGTGCGGTATTAACCATGTTTTTCGGTGGTGGCATGCTAATCTACGGATGGGCAGCATATCAAACGCAGTGGTGGATGCATGTAAAACTGTTCATCATTTTTTTGTTATTGGCATACCATATATGGTGCGGAATGCTACTACGGGATTTCAAACACAACCGTAACAAACACGGTCATGTGTGGTATCGCTGGTTTAACGAGATAACCTTTGTCGCACTGGTTGCGGTGATATGGCTTGCGGTGTTCAAGCCGAGCTAA
- a CDS encoding outer membrane protein assembly factor BamE yields the protein MDITQGNILEPSKIAKVKVGMTKSQVYYLLGTPVLPTAFHDDRWDYVYYNDVLRKELELYRLTLLFDGERIEYLRKTENLVIDKS from the coding sequence ATGGATATTACCCAAGGCAATATATTAGAACCATCAAAAATTGCAAAAGTAAAGGTCGGCATGACCAAAAGCCAGGTGTACTATTTGTTGGGTACGCCAGTGTTGCCGACCGCATTTCACGATGATAGGTGGGATTATGTTTACTATAACGATGTCTTGCGAAAGGAACTAGAACTCTACAGACTAACACTGCTATTTGATGGTGAGCGCATAGAATATTTACGCAAAACAGAAAATTTGGTTATTGATAAATCCTGA
- the smpB gene encoding SsrA-binding protein SmpB, whose translation MKTNKTKQAKTAQNPEARRNYFISEQIEAGIVLDGWEVKSLRANRIQLKESYAILKDNEAWLINAHISPLPSCTVSTTNPARTRKLLLNQRELRKLHGKLTQQGYTLIPLDVHWKNNRAKIQLGLGKGKHKYDKRMTERNRSWNIEKRRLQKIKFR comes from the coding sequence ATGAAGACTAATAAAACAAAACAGGCTAAAACGGCGCAGAACCCAGAAGCTAGGCGCAATTATTTTATATCCGAACAGATAGAAGCAGGCATCGTGCTCGACGGCTGGGAAGTCAAAAGCCTCAGAGCCAATCGCATACAGTTGAAAGAAAGTTATGCTATCTTAAAAGATAACGAAGCGTGGCTAATCAATGCACATATTAGTCCGTTGCCGAGCTGCACTGTCTCGACAACAAACCCGGCGCGCACCCGCAAGCTGTTGCTCAACCAAAGAGAATTACGCAAACTACACGGTAAACTGACGCAGCAAGGCTACACATTAATACCGCTTGATGTGCATTGGAAAAACAATCGTGCCAAAATCCAGTTGGGTCTGGGCAAGGGAAAACACAAATACGATAAACGCATGACTGAGCGTAACCGTAGTTGGAATATAGAAAAACGCAGGCTTCAAAAAATAAAGTTTCGGTGA
- a CDS encoding carbohydrate kinase family protein, with protein sequence MSILVCGSVAFDNIMVFNDRFKNHILANQLHILNVSFLVPDMHQQYGGCAGNIAYSLSLLGCQSYVMATVGKDFTDYSKWMDECGISREYIKVIKDSYTPRAFIITDMDDNQITAFHPGAMNQCHINQVPQHQGITVGIVSPDGRDGMLQHAQQFNEAGIPFIFDPGQGTPMFSREELNNFIEQADWLACNDYEAQMICERTNKTVEQVTECLQAFIITQGDKGSLIHTNGKVYSIPAIHSDNPKDPTGCGDAYRAGLLYGLSENLDWVTTGRIASLLAAYKVEHRGGQQHGFSKTEFKQRYTELYGDDIGW encoded by the coding sequence ATGTCTATATTAGTCTGTGGTTCGGTTGCTTTTGACAACATTATGGTCTTCAACGACCGGTTTAAGAATCACATCTTAGCAAACCAGCTACATATCTTAAATGTGTCGTTTTTGGTGCCTGATATGCATCAACAATACGGTGGCTGTGCTGGCAACATCGCTTATAGCTTGTCATTGCTGGGCTGCCAATCTTATGTGATGGCGACCGTGGGTAAAGATTTTACTGATTACAGCAAATGGATGGACGAATGTGGCATCAGTAGGGAGTATATTAAAGTTATCAAAGATAGCTATACACCGCGTGCTTTTATCATAACCGATATGGATGATAATCAAATCACCGCGTTTCATCCGGGGGCAATGAATCAGTGTCATATTAACCAAGTGCCCCAGCATCAAGGTATTACCGTGGGCATTGTTTCACCTGATGGGCGTGACGGGATGCTCCAACACGCACAGCAGTTTAACGAAGCAGGCATCCCGTTTATATTTGATCCGGGTCAAGGCACACCCATGTTTAGCCGAGAGGAACTGAATAATTTTATTGAGCAAGCCGATTGGTTGGCGTGCAACGACTACGAGGCACAAATGATCTGCGAGCGCACCAATAAGACAGTTGAGCAAGTCACCGAATGTCTACAGGCTTTCATCATCACTCAGGGCGATAAGGGTTCGCTGATTCACACTAACGGCAAAGTGTATTCCATCCCTGCTATACATTCGGATAACCCAAAGGATCCTACTGGTTGCGGAGACGCTTATAGAGCAGGATTGCTTTATGGTCTATCGGAAAATCTAGATTGGGTAACGACTGGGCGTATAGCATCGTTGTTGGCGGCTTATAAGGTTGAGCACCGAGGCGGTCAGCAACATGGTTTTTCTAAAACCGAGTTCAAGCAACGCTACACCGAACTTTACGGCGACGATATCGGTTGGTGA